Proteins encoded together in one Salarchaeum sp. JOR-1 window:
- a CDS encoding thermonuclease family protein, whose product MRRRAFLKTAAAGTVAAATAGHATALPQETIPPIVFDSTSALLDDSMNPGLADDHVAVWAHESATAVDEDGNGDTVPYPNSRPPLVAVDGSVVGLGAPFATDSADFSYGNDEFLLNVWGEKIGGGTVLWDEGHGQYYTLSKFSRFEEYAENNGYTVNATTSLAADLPDADAAVITSPNAFSDAELDALRSFRDSGGAVFLHHQADYGGYDKTNALNDIASALGLAFRFNDTEIVDSDHNAGAPYVVRTDQFNTVFPYFAPREGISSGPTFEVGERYTATVTNVADGDTVDVELDDGATETIRILGIDTPETAGNADAENPYEWEGLGDESDGRDPDGEYPYLSEWGANASLLAEETLAGETVEFAFDPNEGVRGPYGRLLATIHYDADDSGTRDTSWSRTMVETGHGRVYDSGYAGHDALVQAELDARADGTGVWAESDPDDSPTLANDPVESLAFPNAVPLTATGGEVPAASVVVAAHSSASRADAPLVAADPDRRVALVASTFLADDYGFLDIADDATPYGNYAFLTNLATALSERDGYLAIDGGHGQFSAAYAVSAEGAQTYQRYLEGVDRGIEGVNDYTSGVLDGASALLVTAPATALADGELDALQSFQADGGAVILLGNATAPGNATARQNSLATALDTDLAFTTGTITDADHNVNGNPAYPTTNAFPGDDSLFTAYDGTAALDRNSTTTETTTAQPTTSASGSTPGFGALTAAAGVLGGAAYALRDRLDGD is encoded by the coding sequence ATGCGCCGCCGGGCCTTCCTCAAGACCGCCGCCGCCGGCACGGTCGCCGCCGCGACCGCCGGCCACGCCACCGCCCTCCCCCAGGAAACGATTCCCCCGATCGTCTTCGACTCGACGAGCGCCCTCCTCGACGACTCGATGAATCCCGGACTCGCCGACGACCACGTCGCGGTCTGGGCGCACGAGAGCGCGACTGCCGTCGACGAGGACGGGAACGGCGACACCGTCCCCTACCCGAACAGTCGGCCGCCGCTCGTTGCCGTCGACGGCTCCGTCGTCGGGCTGGGAGCGCCGTTCGCCACTGACAGCGCCGATTTCTCGTACGGGAACGACGAGTTCCTCCTGAACGTCTGGGGCGAGAAGATCGGTGGCGGGACGGTGCTCTGGGACGAGGGGCACGGCCAGTACTACACGCTCTCCAAGTTCTCGCGGTTCGAGGAGTACGCGGAGAACAACGGCTACACGGTGAACGCGACCACCAGCCTGGCCGCGGATCTCCCCGACGCGGACGCCGCTGTCATCACGTCCCCGAACGCGTTCTCCGACGCCGAACTCGACGCGCTCCGGTCGTTCCGCGACAGTGGGGGCGCGGTGTTCCTCCACCACCAGGCCGACTACGGCGGCTACGACAAGACGAACGCGCTCAACGACATCGCGAGCGCGCTCGGCCTCGCGTTCCGGTTCAACGACACCGAAATCGTCGACAGCGACCACAACGCGGGCGCGCCGTACGTCGTCCGGACCGACCAGTTCAACACCGTCTTCCCCTACTTCGCGCCCCGCGAGGGCATCAGCAGCGGGCCGACGTTCGAGGTCGGGGAGCGCTACACCGCGACCGTGACGAACGTCGCCGACGGCGACACCGTGGACGTGGAACTCGACGACGGCGCGACCGAAACCATCCGCATCCTCGGCATCGACACGCCCGAAACCGCCGGGAACGCCGACGCCGAGAACCCCTACGAGTGGGAGGGCCTCGGGGACGAATCGGACGGCCGCGACCCCGACGGCGAGTACCCATACCTCTCGGAGTGGGGTGCGAACGCGTCCCTGCTCGCGGAGGAGACGCTCGCCGGCGAGACCGTCGAGTTCGCGTTCGACCCGAACGAGGGCGTTCGCGGGCCGTACGGCCGCCTCCTCGCCACCATTCACTACGACGCCGACGACTCCGGAACCCGGGACACTAGCTGGTCGCGGACGATGGTCGAAACCGGCCACGGCCGCGTCTACGACTCCGGGTACGCCGGCCACGACGCGCTCGTCCAGGCCGAACTCGACGCACGCGCCGACGGCACCGGCGTCTGGGCGGAGAGCGACCCCGACGACAGCCCGACCCTCGCCAACGACCCCGTCGAATCGCTCGCGTTCCCGAACGCCGTCCCGCTCACCGCAACCGGCGGCGAGGTTCCCGCGGCGTCCGTCGTCGTCGCCGCGCACTCGTCCGCCTCCCGCGCCGACGCACCGCTCGTCGCCGCCGACCCCGACCGCCGGGTCGCGCTCGTCGCGAGCACGTTCCTCGCCGACGACTACGGCTTCCTCGACATCGCCGACGACGCCACGCCCTACGGGAACTACGCGTTCCTCACCAACCTCGCCACCGCGCTCTCGGAGCGCGACGGCTACCTCGCCATCGACGGCGGCCACGGCCAGTTCAGCGCCGCCTACGCGGTCTCAGCGGAGGGCGCGCAGACCTACCAGCGCTACCTCGAAGGCGTCGACCGCGGCATCGAGGGCGTGAACGACTACACGTCCGGCGTCCTCGACGGCGCGAGCGCGCTCCTCGTCACCGCACCCGCGACCGCCCTCGCGGACGGCGAACTCGACGCCCTCCAGTCCTTCCAGGCGGACGGCGGCGCGGTCATCCTCCTCGGCAACGCCACCGCCCCCGGGAACGCCACCGCCCGCCAGAACTCCCTCGCCACCGCCCTCGACACCGATCTCGCGTTCACCACCGGCACAATCACCGACGCCGACCACAACGTCAACGGCAACCCCGCCTACCCGACCACGAACGCCTTCCCCGGCGACGACAGCCTCTTCACCGCCTACGACGGCACGGCCGCTCTCGACCGAAACTCCACTACCACTGAAACGACGACTGCCCAACCGACGACCAGCGCCTCCGGGTCGACACCCGGATTCGGCGCGCTCACCGCCGCCGCCGGCGTGCTCGGCGGCGCAGCCTACGCCCTCCGCGACCGCCTCGACGGCGACTGA
- a CDS encoding SLC13 family permease: protein MGVVVAGCMSLCPLSLPFGMTPDMVVVFALVGVALVLFATEALPIDITAILVMVLLMVLEPWTRISAREGISGFSSTATITVLAMLILSTGISRTGVVQRLGNRLADFAGDDPFRQLAATVGVAGPVSGFINNTPVVAILVPVISDLAHEGKTSPSKLLIPLSFASMLGGMLTLIGTSTNILASDVAARLAEQPEYAGLGLREFSMFEFTLLGAVVLVVGIVYLMTVGYRLLPERVLPEEDYVEEYELEDYLTEVVVREDSPVAGVTVEDVGATTPLDFDILQIDRGGESFVEPLDKKTLRPGDLLKVRTDRTSLERLVDLDGLDLVGAITGDELEPETNDQGLVEVIIPARSALVGETLASSTFRDRYNVNVLAFRSRGELVRERMDHTQLKVGDTLLVQATTGSLDRLSQNRDFIVAHEPDDPDYRTDKIPHAVAIIAGVIGFAAMPWGVFSGVPVLDALSVIPTFDIVTTALAGVVAMVLAGVLKPPEIYDSVDWNVIFLLAGVIPLGIAIEQTGAAGLLGNAVASTNRFLPVIGVLWVFYVATALLTNVISNNASVVLMIPVAVESAQQVGSNAFAFILAVMFAASTAFMTPVGYQTNLFVYGPGGYKFSDFFRVGAPLQLLLSFVTVGGIAVLWGL, encoded by the coding sequence TTGGGTGTGGTCGTAGCGGGGTGTATGTCTCTCTGTCCTCTATCGCTGCCGTTCGGGATGACGCCCGATATGGTCGTGGTGTTTGCGTTGGTGGGGGTGGCGTTGGTGTTGTTCGCGACGGAGGCGTTACCGATCGATATCACGGCGATTCTGGTGATGGTGTTGTTGATGGTTCTGGAGCCGTGGACTCGTATTTCGGCGCGAGAGGGGATTTCGGGGTTTTCGAGCACGGCGACGATTACGGTGTTGGCGATGCTGATTTTGTCGACGGGGATCAGTCGGACGGGCGTGGTGCAGCGGTTGGGGAACCGGCTCGCTGATTTCGCGGGCGACGATCCGTTCCGGCAGTTGGCGGCGACGGTGGGTGTTGCGGGGCCGGTGTCGGGATTCATCAACAACACGCCGGTGGTGGCGATTCTGGTGCCCGTGATTTCTGACTTGGCGCACGAGGGGAAGACGAGTCCGTCAAAGCTGTTGATTCCGCTGTCGTTCGCGTCGATGCTGGGCGGGATGTTGACGCTCATCGGGACGTCGACGAACATCCTGGCGAGCGACGTGGCGGCGCGGTTGGCGGAGCAGCCGGAGTACGCGGGCCTGGGGTTGCGGGAGTTCTCGATGTTCGAGTTCACGCTCCTCGGCGCCGTGGTGCTCGTCGTCGGTATCGTGTACTTGATGACGGTCGGGTATCGGCTGCTGCCGGAGCGCGTGTTGCCCGAAGAGGACTACGTGGAGGAGTACGAACTCGAGGACTACCTGACGGAGGTCGTGGTGCGGGAGGATTCGCCGGTCGCGGGCGTGACGGTGGAGGACGTGGGCGCGACGACGCCGCTCGACTTCGACATCCTCCAGATCGACCGAGGCGGCGAGTCGTTCGTCGAACCGCTCGACAAGAAGACGCTCCGGCCGGGCGACCTCTTGAAGGTGCGAACCGACCGGACGAGCCTCGAACGCCTGGTCGACCTCGACGGTCTCGACTTGGTGGGCGCTATCACGGGGGACGAACTCGAACCGGAGACGAACGACCAGGGCTTGGTGGAGGTGATCATTCCGGCGCGGAGCGCGCTGGTCGGGGAGACGCTTGCGAGTTCGACGTTCCGCGACCGGTACAACGTGAACGTGCTCGCGTTCCGGTCGCGGGGCGAACTCGTCCGGGAGCGCATGGATCACACGCAATTGAAGGTCGGTGACACCCTGCTCGTTCAGGCGACGACGGGGAGTCTCGACCGGTTGAGTCAGAACCGGGACTTCATCGTCGCGCACGAACCCGACGACCCGGACTACCGGACGGATAAAATCCCGCACGCGGTCGCCATCATCGCGGGCGTCATCGGGTTCGCGGCGATGCCCTGGGGCGTGTTCTCGGGCGTTCCGGTGCTCGACGCGCTGTCGGTGATTCCGACGTTCGACATCGTGACGACGGCGCTCGCCGGCGTGGTGGCGATGGTGCTCGCGGGCGTGCTCAAACCCCCCGAGATCTACGATTCCGTGGACTGGAACGTCATCTTCCTGCTCGCGGGCGTCATCCCGCTCGGAATCGCCATCGAGCAGACGGGCGCGGCCGGTCTCCTCGGGAACGCGGTCGCGAGCACGAACAGATTCCTCCCTGTCATCGGCGTGCTCTGGGTGTTCTACGTCGCGACCGCCCTCCTCACGAACGTCATCAGTAACAACGCGAGCGTCGTGTTGATGATTCCGGTGGCGGTGGAGTCCGCCCAGCAGGTCGGGTCGAACGCGTTCGCGTTCATCCTCGCCGTGATGTTCGCCGCCTCGACGGCGTTCATGACGCCCGTCGGCTACCAGACGAACCTCTTCGTCTACGGACCCGGCGGCTACAAGTTCAGCGACTTCTTCCGCGTCGGCGCGCCTCTCCAACTCCTCCTTTCGTTCGTCACCGTCGGCGGTATCGCCGTCCTCTGGGGTCTCTAA
- a CDS encoding DEAD/DEAH box helicase — translation MATQVQRVDTLFFHEVGEEYLVVAERDGERLFRAKLELAEKAAGPRPVKFRVKDGSSEDPRPPDEFVEIARRATRIRISQQTRRAKREELREMLSGYQLAEKAKAVRTCRYCANQGRYSPITTDTAIEADGEYICQDCAKQELERELAFNGDLTGAAQDRLEDLLMEIQDLDRITSLLQGQLDPDLTKFDEISANTDDIDPVPVSDLDVHPGIRERLQDRFDTLLPVQSLAAKNGLADGDDQLVVSATATGKTLIGEIAGLHRLLSGKGKMLFLVPLVALANQKHEDFEEDYGDIANVSIRVGSSRIRDDGMAFDPNADIIVGTYEGIDHALRTGRDLGDIGTVVIDEVHTLQEEERGHRLDGLISRLKHYCERREQERAEYEGAQWIYLSATVGNPGVLARGLRANLVEFEERPVPIERHVTFADGQEKPRIINKLVRREFDKESSKGYRGQTIVFTNSRRRCHQIARKLDYPAGAYHAGLDYGKRKKVEREFGDQDLAAVVTTAALAAGVDFPASQVVFDSLAMGIEWLSVQEFEQMLGRAGRPDYHDRGKVYMLVEPDGVYHNSMEMTEDEVAFKLLKGEMEDVVTTYDETSAIEETLANVTVAGKGAKRLNDRMIGEIPTKQALGRLLQYEFIDGFSPTPLGEVVTSHFLEPDEAFQILDGIRKERTPFEIVAELELYGEDV, via the coding sequence GTGGCGACGCAGGTTCAGCGCGTGGATACGTTGTTCTTCCACGAGGTCGGCGAGGAGTACCTCGTGGTGGCGGAGCGGGACGGCGAGCGGCTGTTCCGCGCGAAACTCGAACTCGCGGAGAAGGCGGCGGGCCCGCGGCCGGTGAAGTTCCGCGTGAAGGACGGGTCGTCGGAAGACCCGCGGCCGCCGGACGAGTTCGTGGAGATCGCGCGCCGAGCGACCCGCATCCGCATCAGCCAGCAGACCCGGCGAGCGAAGCGCGAGGAACTCCGCGAGATGCTCTCGGGGTATCAGCTCGCGGAGAAGGCGAAGGCGGTGCGGACGTGCCGGTACTGCGCAAACCAGGGGCGGTACTCGCCCATCACGACGGACACGGCCATCGAGGCGGACGGCGAGTACATCTGCCAGGACTGCGCGAAACAAGAGCTCGAACGCGAACTCGCGTTCAACGGCGACCTCACGGGCGCGGCACAAGACCGCCTGGAGGATCTGCTCATGGAGATCCAAGACCTCGACCGCATCACGAGCCTCCTGCAGGGCCAGCTCGACCCCGACCTGACGAAGTTCGACGAGATAAGCGCGAACACGGACGACATCGACCCCGTGCCGGTGAGCGACCTCGACGTCCATCCGGGGATTCGCGAGCGGCTCCAGGACCGGTTCGATACGCTGCTTCCCGTGCAGTCGCTCGCGGCGAAAAACGGCCTGGCGGACGGCGACGACCAGCTCGTGGTGTCCGCGACGGCGACCGGGAAGACGCTCATCGGCGAAATCGCGGGCCTCCATCGGCTGCTCTCCGGGAAGGGGAAGATGCTGTTTCTCGTGCCGCTGGTGGCGCTCGCGAACCAGAAGCACGAGGACTTCGAGGAGGACTACGGCGACATCGCGAACGTCAGCATCCGCGTCGGGTCGTCGCGGATTCGGGACGACGGGATGGCGTTCGACCCGAACGCGGACATCATCGTCGGCACCTACGAGGGGATCGACCACGCGCTCCGCACCGGCCGCGACCTCGGCGACATCGGGACGGTCGTCATCGACGAGGTGCACACGCTCCAGGAGGAGGAGCGAGGCCACCGGCTCGACGGCCTGATCAGTCGCCTGAAGCACTACTGCGAGCGGCGCGAGCAGGAGCGCGCCGAGTACGAGGGCGCGCAGTGGATTTACCTCTCCGCGACCGTCGGGAACCCCGGCGTGCTCGCGCGCGGGTTGCGCGCGAACCTCGTGGAGTTCGAGGAGCGTCCGGTTCCCATCGAGCGGCACGTGACGTTCGCGGACGGCCAGGAGAAGCCGCGCATCATCAACAAGCTCGTGCGCCGCGAGTTCGACAAGGAGTCCTCGAAAGGCTACCGGGGACAGACCATCGTGTTCACGAACTCGCGGCGGCGCTGCCACCAAATCGCGCGGAAGCTCGACTACCCGGCGGGCGCGTACCACGCCGGCCTGGACTACGGGAAGCGAAAGAAGGTCGAGCGCGAGTTCGGAGACCAAGACCTCGCGGCCGTGGTGACGACCGCAGCGCTCGCGGCGGGCGTTGACTTCCCCGCCTCACAGGTGGTGTTCGACTCGCTCGCGATGGGGATCGAGTGGCTGTCGGTGCAGGAGTTCGAGCAGATGCTCGGCCGGGCGGGCCGCCCGGACTACCACGACCGCGGGAAAGTCTACATGCTCGTCGAACCCGACGGCGTCTACCACAACTCCATGGAGATGACGGAGGACGAAGTCGCGTTCAAACTCCTGAAGGGCGAGATGGAGGACGTGGTGACGACGTACGACGAGACGAGCGCCATCGAGGAGACGCTCGCGAACGTGACGGTCGCGGGGAAGGGCGCGAAGCGCCTGAACGACCGCATGATCGGTGAGATTCCGACGAAGCAGGCGCTGGGGCGACTGCTCCAGTACGAGTTCATCGACGGATTCAGTCCGACGCCGCTCGGCGAGGTTGTGACCTCGCACTTCCTCGAACCGGACGAGGCGTTCCAGATTCTCGACGGCATCCGGAAGGAGCGCACGCCGTTCGAGATAGTCGCGGAACTCGAACTGTACGGCGAGGACGTTTAG
- a CDS encoding cupin domain-containing protein: MTEPVVRRADDVSYETVDAADGMRKGVLVGSEEGAPNFAMRRFVLDAGASVPEHTNEVEHEQYVLSGEYTVGIGDEEYEVAAGDSLLIPAGAVHWYRNEGDTEGSFICVVPHGEDEINLVE; encoded by the coding sequence ATGACCGAGCCAGTGGTTCGGCGCGCGGACGACGTATCGTACGAGACCGTTGACGCGGCGGACGGGATGCGGAAGGGCGTGCTCGTCGGATCGGAGGAGGGCGCGCCGAACTTCGCGATGCGGCGCTTCGTCCTCGACGCGGGGGCGAGCGTCCCCGAGCACACGAACGAGGTCGAACACGAGCAGTACGTGCTCTCCGGCGAGTACACGGTGGGTATCGGTGACGAGGAGTACGAGGTGGCGGCGGGCGACAGCCTCCTCATCCCCGCAGGCGCCGTCCACTGGTATCGAAACGAGGGTGACACAGAGGGGTCGTTCATCTGCGTCGTCCCGCATGGGGAGGACGAAATCAACCTCGTCGAGTGA
- a CDS encoding M50 family metallopeptidase: MRSFKIGSAFGIPIKVDLTFLLILPLLAWVIGTQVGDWVNILNGVFGATLDQTVLTQGSREWYLGLAAAVGLFAGVVLHELGHSLVAIRYGYPIDSITLWILGGIASLSEQPEDWKHELFIAIAGPIVSIVLGALSWVVLTLFPPSLDLVRFVFGYLALMNFALAAFNLLPGFPMDGGRVLRALLARNRPFARATQIAAEVGKLFAILLGIVGLFANLFLILIAFFIYIGASSESQRTTMNAAFEGVTVDDVMTPESDLKTVTKDTTVAELMERMFDERHTGYPVTENGEVVGMVTLEDARNVTEVERDAYTVADVMTNDVYTIPQYDDAMSALEAMQEHGVGRLIVVDANGDTAGLVSRTDLMTAFNIIQNTGRTAQSPSLRA; the protein is encoded by the coding sequence ATGCGTAGTTTCAAAATCGGGAGCGCGTTCGGCATCCCCATCAAGGTCGATTTGACGTTCCTCCTCATCCTCCCCCTCCTCGCGTGGGTCATCGGTACCCAGGTCGGGGACTGGGTGAACATCCTGAACGGCGTGTTCGGAGCGACCCTCGACCAGACCGTGCTCACGCAGGGTAGCCGCGAGTGGTATCTCGGTCTCGCGGCCGCCGTCGGCCTGTTCGCGGGCGTCGTTCTCCACGAACTCGGTCACTCGCTCGTCGCGATACGGTACGGCTATCCAATCGACTCCATCACGCTCTGGATCCTCGGCGGCATCGCCAGCCTCAGCGAACAACCCGAGGACTGGAAGCACGAACTCTTCATCGCCATCGCCGGACCGATCGTCAGCATCGTGCTCGGCGCGCTCTCCTGGGTCGTGCTCACGCTCTTCCCACCGAGCCTCGACCTCGTGCGGTTCGTGTTCGGCTACCTCGCGCTGATGAACTTCGCGCTCGCCGCGTTCAACCTCCTCCCCGGATTCCCGATGGACGGCGGGCGCGTCCTCCGCGCGCTCCTCGCGCGCAACCGGCCGTTCGCGCGCGCCACGCAGATCGCCGCCGAAGTCGGGAAGCTGTTCGCAATCCTCCTCGGCATCGTCGGCTTGTTCGCGAACCTCTTCCTCATCCTCATCGCGTTCTTCATCTACATCGGCGCGTCCAGCGAGAGCCAGCGCACCACGATGAACGCCGCCTTCGAGGGCGTCACTGTCGACGACGTGATGACGCCCGAGAGCGACCTGAAGACCGTCACGAAGGACACCACGGTCGCCGAACTCATGGAGCGCATGTTCGACGAACGACACACCGGCTACCCCGTCACCGAGAACGGCGAGGTCGTCGGTATGGTGACGCTCGAAGACGCGCGGAACGTCACGGAAGTCGAACGCGACGCGTACACCGTCGCGGACGTGATGACGAACGACGTGTACACGATTCCGCAGTACGACGACGCGATGAGCGCGCTCGAAGCGATGCAGGAACACGGCGTCGGCCGCCTCATCGTCGTGGACGCGAACGGCGACACCGCCGGATTGGTCTCTCGCACGGATCTGATGACCGCGTTCAACATCATTCAGAACACGGGGCGGACGGCGCAGTCACCGTCGCTGCGGGCCTAG
- a CDS encoding glycosyltransferase family 2 protein gives MDVWALGDAGLAAVLWTVFALYAVSVVSWGVEVAWFSRGWQAEEFPYDASDARVRIVTVNAAEVVRRTVDAVPAKLGRPQVVAEEDIDVPGADVFVVPEEFDCVAERKGRALEWARRNVPCNREFVLYLDEDTLITDVDGFPDADIVQFSERPVNTGSRLAYLTDVFRLGYHLEQRAFHRLSVPLYAWGGGIAVRREFEDAVTWDRQTLIEDTKFAWQAADVPDFDFRLLRRQFVNQAPPSVRALVKQRRRWMSGSREDAHGLPRRYWMFYGLRNAAWGLSLVVPAFAVVAYLRPGALPYPRVYTLGTLCLLGFLFAWSLLGARAVGTSPRMTVLAVVLTPVTNFLHSVGAAYGVLFPPRTFEVTEKVAFDDIPEDEEQTVDLEEVIRDDHGLEVELDD, from the coding sequence ATGGACGTGTGGGCACTGGGGGACGCCGGGCTGGCGGCGGTTCTCTGGACGGTGTTCGCGTTGTACGCGGTGTCGGTGGTGTCGTGGGGAGTGGAAGTGGCGTGGTTCTCGCGTGGCTGGCAGGCGGAGGAGTTCCCGTACGACGCGTCGGATGCGCGAGTGCGGATTGTGACGGTGAACGCGGCGGAGGTGGTCCGGCGAACCGTCGACGCGGTGCCGGCGAAGCTGGGGCGACCGCAGGTGGTCGCGGAGGAGGATATCGACGTGCCGGGCGCGGACGTGTTCGTGGTGCCCGAGGAGTTCGACTGCGTGGCGGAGCGGAAGGGCCGGGCGTTGGAGTGGGCGCGACGGAACGTTCCCTGTAACCGGGAGTTCGTACTCTACCTCGACGAGGACACGCTCATCACGGACGTGGACGGGTTTCCGGACGCGGACATCGTGCAGTTCTCGGAGCGCCCGGTGAACACGGGGTCGCGGCTCGCGTACCTCACGGACGTGTTTCGACTCGGCTACCACCTCGAACAGCGCGCGTTCCATCGGCTGTCCGTCCCGCTGTACGCGTGGGGTGGCGGTATCGCGGTGCGCCGGGAGTTCGAGGACGCGGTGACGTGGGACCGACAGACGCTCATCGAGGACACGAAGTTCGCGTGGCAGGCAGCGGACGTCCCCGACTTCGACTTCCGTTTGCTCCGCCGGCAGTTCGTGAATCAGGCGCCGCCCTCTGTTCGGGCGCTCGTGAAGCAGCGCCGCCGGTGGATGTCGGGGTCGCGCGAGGACGCGCACGGCCTCCCCCGTCGGTACTGGATGTTCTACGGCCTGCGGAACGCGGCGTGGGGGTTGTCGCTCGTCGTGCCCGCGTTCGCCGTGGTCGCCTACCTGCGGCCGGGCGCGCTCCCATATCCGCGGGTGTACACGCTCGGCACGCTCTGCCTGCTCGGGTTTCTGTTCGCGTGGAGTCTGCTCGGCGCGCGGGCGGTCGGCACGAGCCCCCGGATGACCGTGCTCGCGGTCGTGTTGACGCCGGTGACGAACTTCCTGCACTCGGTGGGCGCAGCGTACGGCGTGCTGTTCCCGCCGCGGACGTTCGAGGTGACTGAGAAGGTGGCGTTCGACGACATCCCGGAGGACGAAGAGCAGACCGTCGACTTAGAAGAAGTCATCCGGGACGACCACGGCCTGGAGGTGGAGCTCGACGACTAG